A region from the Streptosporangium sp. NBC_01756 genome encodes:
- a CDS encoding DUF2877 domain-containing protein, producing the protein MTVATRPGARRAHARTDATGAASTALRQVLESPRRPARVLAAFPSGIYLEVRTELEPHVVAVVTGSATRLPNAMVVTGPIPRAAVGDEAHVGDGSIEVGRLSLRAGRWWNPAPVLGPVDPVRLAAALPVMTELCDRSARRPGLEGHGAAGLLAEGCAQASLVRGVMAAEQLVGLGPGLTPSGDDMLAGLLVALRHLGTAAGAPRAGWLAGWLAAAVTFDARGRTTPISATLLHCAARGEASGEVLAVLRGLAGRQALEPALHRLLQLGHTSGADLAWGMRIGLAAVVTLGGGAGER; encoded by the coding sequence ATGACCGTTGCGACGCGCCCGGGGGCCCGGCGGGCCCATGCGCGGACAGACGCGACCGGCGCGGCCAGCACGGCCCTGCGCCAGGTGCTGGAGTCTCCCCGCCGCCCCGCGAGGGTGCTGGCGGCCTTCCCTTCCGGGATCTATCTGGAGGTCCGTACGGAGCTGGAACCGCACGTGGTCGCGGTGGTGACGGGGAGCGCCACCAGACTGCCCAACGCGATGGTGGTCACCGGTCCGATACCGCGGGCCGCCGTCGGGGACGAGGCGCATGTGGGCGACGGATCGATCGAGGTCGGGCGGCTCAGCCTGCGGGCGGGCCGCTGGTGGAATCCCGCCCCGGTGCTCGGTCCGGTGGATCCGGTACGGCTGGCGGCCGCGCTGCCCGTGATGACGGAGCTGTGCGACCGGTCGGCGCGGCGTCCGGGGCTGGAGGGTCACGGCGCCGCCGGGCTGCTGGCCGAGGGCTGCGCGCAGGCGTCCCTGGTGCGAGGCGTGATGGCCGCCGAGCAGCTCGTCGGGCTGGGGCCGGGACTCACTCCCAGCGGTGACGACATGCTCGCCGGGCTGCTGGTGGCGTTGCGGCACCTGGGTACGGCGGCGGGGGCGCCACGGGCCGGCTGGCTGGCCGGCTGGCTGGCCGCCGCGGTCACCTTCGACGCGCGCGGCCGGACCACTCCCATCTCCGCGACGCTGTTGCACTGCGCGGCCCGGGGCGAGGCCAGCGGTGAGGTGCTGGCCGTACTGCGGGGTCTGGCGGGACGGCAGGCGCTGGAGCCGGCGCTGCACCGGCTGCTCCAGCTCGGCCACACGTCGGGGGCGGACCTCGCCTGGGGGATGCGCATCGGCCTCGCCGCCGTCGTCACCCTGGGGGGCGGGGCCGGTGAGCGCTGA
- a CDS encoding PucR family transcriptional regulator, whose product MEPPVRLASTGTIIHGIAVSEVLGVSTLAGARLLAGERGLGRIVQRLNVMEVPDVLAWVKPHELLLTTGYPLRNTPQSLDRLVADLDERGLAALAIKLGRYVDRLPEEMVEQADRLGFPLIQLPDDVGFDDILNQVLTDVLNRQAAVLARAEEAHRALVQVVLAGGGLREVAAEVAGLLDVAVAVLDGTGQVLASAGPADHLAVLCDVPDGDHTSVSVVAGGHHHGRILARGPVGSVSDSDVGILERAATVAALVVTRQEAVNAVESKYRADFLRDVLAGRAGGAERVTSRARAFGWDLERPVTVLVAQLDPERDERVAQDRLVTSWTAAMRRHDPRGAVAGFSHEVVTVVDAAVDTVRLAKDAAAAFAEGLSATFSTGASRTAAGADALPEAYGQAVKAAKVGRQLHGPAAVAHFDQLGVYRLLSLVDDTAELHAFVREALGPLAADDDAENADLRQTLQVLLDTNLNVAETARRLHFHYNTLRYRIGKLERMLGNFTEDAHLRLNLTLALHVLRMRGI is encoded by the coding sequence ATGGAACCTCCCGTGCGTCTGGCAAGCACCGGCACGATCATTCACGGCATCGCCGTCAGCGAGGTCCTCGGAGTCTCGACCCTGGCAGGGGCCCGGCTGCTCGCGGGGGAGCGGGGCCTGGGCAGGATCGTGCAGCGGCTCAACGTCATGGAGGTTCCCGACGTCCTCGCCTGGGTGAAGCCGCACGAACTGCTGCTCACCACCGGTTACCCGCTGCGCAACACCCCCCAGTCGCTCGACCGGCTGGTGGCCGACCTCGACGAACGCGGCCTGGCCGCGCTGGCCATCAAGCTCGGCCGTTACGTGGACCGGCTACCCGAGGAAATGGTGGAGCAGGCCGACCGGCTGGGCTTCCCGCTGATCCAACTCCCTGACGACGTCGGTTTCGACGACATCCTCAACCAGGTGCTCACCGACGTCCTCAACCGGCAGGCCGCTGTGCTGGCCCGAGCCGAGGAGGCACACCGGGCGCTGGTCCAGGTCGTGCTGGCCGGAGGCGGGCTGCGCGAGGTGGCGGCCGAGGTGGCCGGGCTGCTCGACGTGGCCGTGGCGGTGCTGGACGGGACGGGCCAGGTGCTGGCCTCCGCCGGGCCCGCCGATCACCTGGCGGTGCTGTGCGACGTCCCCGACGGGGACCACACCTCGGTCTCGGTCGTCGCGGGCGGCCACCACCACGGCCGGATCCTCGCCCGCGGTCCTGTCGGGTCGGTCTCGGACAGCGACGTGGGAATCCTGGAACGTGCCGCCACCGTCGCCGCGCTCGTGGTGACCAGGCAGGAGGCCGTCAACGCGGTCGAGAGCAAATACCGCGCCGACTTCCTGCGCGACGTGCTCGCCGGCCGGGCCGGGGGCGCCGAGCGGGTCACCTCGCGGGCCAGGGCCTTCGGCTGGGATCTGGAGCGTCCGGTCACCGTGCTGGTGGCCCAGCTCGACCCGGAGCGGGATGAGCGCGTCGCCCAGGACCGCCTGGTCACCTCCTGGACCGCCGCGATGCGCCGGCACGACCCGCGCGGTGCGGTGGCCGGCTTCTCCCACGAGGTCGTCACCGTCGTGGACGCGGCCGTCGACACCGTCCGCCTGGCCAAGGACGCCGCCGCGGCCTTCGCCGAGGGACTGTCCGCGACCTTCTCCACCGGGGCCAGCCGTACCGCCGCCGGAGCCGACGCCCTTCCCGAGGCGTACGGCCAGGCGGTGAAGGCGGCCAAGGTCGGCCGTCAGCTCCACGGCCCCGCCGCGGTCGCCCACTTCGACCAGCTCGGCGTCTACCGCCTGCTGTCCCTGGTCGACGACACCGCCGAACTGCACGCCTTCGTCCGCGAGGCCCTCGGCCCGCTGGCCGCCGACGACGACGCCGAGAACGCCGACCTCCGCCAGACCCTGCAGGTGCTGCTCGACACCAACCTCAACGTCGCCGAGACGGCCCGCCGGCTGCACTTCCACTACAACACGCTGCGCTACCGCATCGGCAAGCTGGAACGGATGCTCGGCAACTTCACCGAGGACGCCCACCTGCGGCTGAATCTCACCCTCGCCCTGCACGTCCTGCGGATGCGCGGCATCTAA
- a CDS encoding RNA-binding S4 domain-containing protein translates to MNETFELETDYIPLCDLLKYCAVTDTGGQAKHFIAEGNVMVDGEIELRKTCKIRAGQVVAGDGFEIRVVGTRA, encoded by the coding sequence GTGAACGAGACCTTTGAGCTGGAGACCGACTACATCCCGCTGTGCGACCTGCTGAAGTACTGTGCCGTCACCGACACCGGCGGTCAGGCCAAGCACTTCATCGCGGAGGGGAACGTCATGGTGGACGGCGAGATCGAGCTCCGCAAGACCTGCAAGATCCGCGCCGGGCAGGTCGTCGCCGGCGACGGCTTCGAGATCCGGGTCGTCGGCACCCGGGCCTGA